A region from the Sorex araneus isolate mSorAra2 chromosome 6, mSorAra2.pri, whole genome shotgun sequence genome encodes:
- the LOC105943454 gene encoding olfactory receptor 4C15-like: protein MQNQSSVTEFVLLGLSKNPQVQKILFVVLLCVYITTISGNLLIVATIRSSPALLGCPMYFFLSFLSFTDACHTSVVAPKMIIDCLYEKKTISYRGCMTQVFAAHFFGGVELIVLTAMAFDRYVAICKPLHYSSIMNSRLCRILIGLAWTGGILHSITQTSIAFQLPFCGPNVMDNFMCDVYPLMKIACTDTYVFGLLVVTNSGFFCILIFSILLVSYGVILFSLRKHSTEGQRKALSTCGSHITVVVLFFVPCIIEYARPPYDLSFDKILEVFYTVLTPLLNPLIYTFRNKEVKSAMRKLWNRLMTVSVDK, encoded by the coding sequence ATGCAAAACCAAAGCTCTGTAACTGAATTTGTTCTCCTTGGTCTTTCAAAGAATCCACAagttcagaaaattttatttgttgtacTTCTGTGTGTCTACATCACAACTATCAGCGGCAACCTGCTGATAGTGGCGACCATCCGCAGCAGTCCTGCCCTCCTGGGCTGcccaatgtacttcttcctgtctttcctttccttcactGATGCTTGCCATACCTCTGTTGTTGCCCCAAAAATGATTATAGACTGTCTCtatgagaagaaaaccatctcCTATAGAGGCTGTATGACACAGGTCTTTGCGGCACACTTCTTTGGTGGGGTAGAGTTGATAGTTCTTACTGCCATGGCTTTTGACCgatatgtggccatctgcaaacccttgCACTATTCCTCCATCATGAACTCAAGGCTCTGTCGCATTCTGATTGGATTAGCCTGGACTGGGGGCATTCTGCATTCCATTACACAAACTTCCATTGCGTTTCAACTCCCCTTCTGTGGCCCTAATGTCATGGATAACTTTATGTGTGATGTGTACCCATTAATGAAGATTGCCTGCACTGATACTTATGTCTTTGGCCTTTTGGTGGTGACCAACAGTGGTTTCTTTTGTATCCTGATCTTCTCCATATTGCTTGTGTCCTATGGGGTCATCCTGTTCTCCCTGAGAAAACACAGcacagaaggacagaggaaagccctGTCCACCTGTGGATCTCAtattactgttgttgttttgttcttcGTTCCATGTATAATTGAATATGCACGGCCTCCATATGATTTATCTTTTGACAAAATATTGGAGGTATTCTATACTGTCTTAACGCCTTTACTCAATCCTTTAATTTATACATTCAGAAATAAGGAAGTGAAAAGTGCCATGAGGAAACTTTGGAATAGATTAATGACTGTTTCTGTTGATAAATAG